tatggttttttggcctcgctgtcctaaacagggtatgcaatttgacttgcctctgtcctaaacaggttagaacctgtcctaaacagggtatggtattacttttttttttcttagcttgCCACCCGGGGCCTGAGAGAAGTTGAAAGAGCATGCGATCGAGCGGCAGACAAGCGACGCGTTTCTTctcctgatttgcataatatcaagtTGACTGGAAACCGACGGTTAACCGGACATTACAATGTCATGAATGTGATTATACAATGCTTTTTTTAGAATAATTACGTGAATCACAAGTAAAGAAAAACAGTTCTTTTTGTTCATTATGCAGTAATTGAAGAGAAATCATTCCTCTTCGATTTGCtcttaaaaaaacactttgcTACGCTAACTAATTTAGACGGAGCTGAATGCTTGGTGGCTTTTTGTTTAGTTCAAGCGAAGAGACGAAACAACTGGGTTTTAGAGACGTCGAGCATGATTTCTCTGATTTAAATGGTGTATTAAACAGTTTAAATTCATATAAAACCAGAGAGTGTGCATTTTGTAACTTGCCCTAAACAGGGTCGTGAAATGGAGGCTGTTGTCCTACACAGGGTAGGGTATTAAATGTATttttgtcctaaacagggtcaggatttcaaacCCCCATATACCCAAACATGGGCCAAGTACCCCCCCGGGTTCGTCATCTCGATATGTTGtcgcaaattttattttttacttctaaTTTTGTATGTTGTTTGATTTGTTTGGTTATCTTACATTTTGTGCGTCTATATACGATATAAGATGAGTTTTAAGGATGCAAGAGATGCTTTGGTCTTATATCATGATAACGGAGTGATAGACGACGAGGAATTTTGCTTAATATACGATACAAATCGATCTCAAAATCCTGAATTTCCGGAATTTCGTTTTCGGAAAGAAGACATCCCTGTGTTAGCAGAAACCCTTGGTATCCCAGAAACTTTTACACCTAGCCAGGGCTCAGTGAGTGATGGCATTGAAAGGTTGTGCATCATGTTAAAAAGATTTACCGGTAGCTACCCTTGCTGATACTCCTGTGATGAGTATGATTTGTAGCACAGGTTGACTTCATCTACAACCTCCATGGTCACCAAATAACCGAGCACAACCACAACATTCTTGACCCAGTCTTCAAATCTATGCAGATGCGGTATTTGCAAAAGGCGCCGCCCTGgataattactttggttttgtgGATGGCACAGTTAGGCGTATTTGTCGCCTCGGGGAAATGCAAAGAGCTGTAACCAATGGCCACAAACGTGTACATGGATTGAAATTTCAGTCTGTAGCTTTAcgaaatggtctcattgcaaATCTATTTGGACCTGTCAATCTGTAAATTATCCATGACAGAAAATGCCAAGACAGGGATAAGCCATGAGGcatattatttttgttggcCTTCCTCTGATAAATAAACCTGACATGGATAATTACTGTCATTATTCACATGCATTCCAGTTATGTTTGTGAACATGCCATATTTTCAAACAATAGTATGGGCATGCAGCCAACATTTAAGTGATGTGGATTAAAATCTCTATATAAATAAGATAACCTGCTTTGAAGTAGAAATATCAATCAATGTCACAAAATGATTGGGCTTTGAGTATCAAAACTGCATCCTCTCTCTTTTCCAGGAGGACGAAAACATGATGCATCTATTTTGGATGAGTCTGGTCTACTGAATGAGCTTGAGAGGCATGCCTTCTCACCAACTGGTCAGACAATGTGTATTTATGGTGATCCAGCATATCCCCACCGTGTTCATCTGCAAAGACCATTTCAATGGCTCTATGAGTAAGGTTCGCCCCTCAGGAGAGTGGATTTTTGGGGACATCATTAACTATTTTAAGTTTTCAGATTTTAAGAAAGACTTGAGGATGGATTTGAGCCCCATTGGAAAAATGTACATTGTTTGTGCCTGACTTAGGAATGCACTTACTTGCCTTTATGGTAACACAACTTCAGATTTTATCCAATGAGACCCACCATCTCTGGAAGATTATTTTGCTGAGGGGCTATTCATATTGATACTGGTCCCTGATACTGTAAAGTCTGTCTTAAAAGAGGACTTTTTGGTTAGGTATGCCTCAGATACTTTGTTGTTTTCCACAATACTTTTTATGTGTATGTTTAGAGTTGGTGCTGTGAAAAAAATACTCACCACTACCATATTATATTTGGGAAAATTCCTGTCATCAATACACTCAAGATGTATGTATAAGTTAAAAGGAAATTCTTATCATAGcaatttttattgcaaaaagCAGAGATTTGATATGACCATTGGCAAGGGCAAGACATAGTGTGACCATATTTTGTATCCTGTAAGAAATGACCCAAAGATGGCAATGTCTAATGTCATTATTGTGCTCTAATCATGCAATGTGATGTTGTTATACACTTTAAATAAACCTGTTCACCATAATTCCATAATTCTTCTCCAAAAACTTTGAGAACATGGTCATCATCATGGTCTGGAAACCATCAGTTTGCTTCTGTTGCTTTTGCTGTTGCAGCTGGCTCATCAACTTCATCATATTTTCATTCTTCCGTTCTTCCTGTTGCAACTGTAACAGTTGCTTTTTCAACTCAAGCTCCTATTTTCTTAATTCATCAATCCTTTCATTCCTCTCTTTTAGATATTCCAGGGTATTGTTTCCACTCGATCTCCTTTTCTTCACCTTTCCTTCATTCTCACTTCTTCTCATGTTCCAGTCTCTCCATTGCCCTCTTTCTGATTTCCTCTGGATCCTTATTTTCATCTTTtacttttctcttttgtgctgttgTCTCCTGTTGTGCCTCTATCAGCCTTATCCTCTCTGACAATGAGGTCTTCTAGGGCTTGATCCAGCTCTGATAATTCCGGGGTGCTAATCCCACTCGCTCCTTCTTTCTCCCTAATTTTCTTTCTCTGAGGTCTTGGCAAGAAGACTGTCCCTCTCCCCCACACCTCTTTGGTCGACCTTAAATCGTGGTGTTTCTACGTTTAATAATTGCTCAGCTATTTCATTCCAAATACGACCTCTTTGCGTGGTACCACGTCTCGTGTTAACAAGAGGGCAGTTGGCCATGCACCATTTCTCTAACTAAAATCTTATCATGCTCCTCTGTCCAGAACATCCTATCATAAGATTGCATTGTAGTAAATAAACGAAAAACATCGTGAAAGAAACACCGCACGAACCATAGTTAATAGACACTAATTATCcacaaacgagaaaaaaatgtgCAATATTTTTAGCGCAAAACAAAGACACGTTGTTGCGTCCTGATCAAAGCCCCATGGTAGACAGAATCTAAAAATATACGCATCAATCTGATCGCTCGTAGTCTTTTATCTCTTTAACTTccgtaattttaattttaattattcaaatatttaaaaatgatcCTTCAACTCTACATGTTATATTACTGTAGTCAGGCTCGGAGGAGTTGGTCATTTCATTTGGCAATGAAAAGATATTGGAAAAGGggcaagaaatcaagaaagtaGTGGAAAATTTTTCTATCACAAAACATCACCATTTAATCATATCCAGTCCACCCCATCTACCTGTCTACCCCTTTGACCTTTGAAGATGCATTtaacagcaacatgaacaaCAATGAAGCAAAACAACGTAGCTTGCACTTCTAGCATTCAGAGCAAACTGTCAAACCAGCTATAAAAGACCCACGTCCAGGTCGAACAGTGAACTGTCAATCGACATAAATATAACATTGTAGATATCGGGCTTTCGATTTACAGTAAATTCATGTGTAGCAAAAGCAACGTGGAAATACGCTACAACTTTTCGCTCTTTATTTCAGACAGGTGTTGGACAAAGAATGTGAGTAAAAAGATAGCTCTTTAAGACGGTATTAATGGTTTTTGGTGAAAGACTATGGAAAGCTGGGAGGAAGGATGACAAGGGGTCCTTTGATCCGCCATATTGACTCCCCCACGGGCCGACACGGGCCGACCGAAACCATGTGCGGAACTCCCAAAGTAAaatttttcacaactttaaCCACTTGacggccaaggggttccccattgccgagtaaaatcgtctggcgttggacagagtaaaatctataagtgtcatgagtgcgcctacggccgCGAAAGCGTTAAAACATCCATTCCGTACTTAGGTCCCCAAATCAAGACCATTTGCAAAATTTTAGCCAAATCGGTAAGGTATCGTGGCCGACCCTAACTCAAATCTTGCAGAGTACGCCTCCTAATTTATCAGCGAATATCATTATCATGGTTGTGATATCAATTAATTCTATTTTCTAAGGTCAACATTGGTCTTCTCAAGCCTCCCAAAGTCTCATTAAGTAAATTTTCCTAGCTAAACAAACAAGCCTAATGTAAGCTAATAAATCTTTCAAGAGTCTCAGGAACTATCCCAACGTAACATAATCCAAATTTTCTGACAGCTCTGGCAGCAATGCATTTCAACCTCAGTCTGCTCTTCACAGAAAGGATCCTGCGTGCTTCATCAGTTTCGGCAATATCCATAGCTGTTTTGCCTTCACTGTTGACCAGGTCCTCGTGCACTCCTCCATCAAACAATGTCTCCAATACACCCCTTAAGAGCTGAAGATCTTCGTTAGTGGGCTTAAAAGTCACAGCTAAATGAAGAGGACTGTTTCCTTTGGTGTTAATGGCGTTGACATTACAGCCTGCATGCATAATAAGCTTCATGATCTCAACGCATGGAAGCTTGCATATAAAGAACTTGTTTGAGTTCGGCATCGTAATTTCGGTTTTATAACCAGAAGCCAAGTGTAGAAGTGTATTTCCATCACGAGTGCAAGGGTTTAACCGAAGGAATCTTCGCATACAGTCGAAAATACCTGCGGTCTCCTTACTTTGTGGAATTTGGACTTTGGTGTATATCATTAATAGATATATAGCACAgtaaatcaatttttctagttCCTCTTTAAGTAAATTTACTTTATGTTCCTCTTGCGTTTGTCTCTCATATTCTGTAACAAGTTTTTCAAACACTCCTTGTACACACTCCGATCTCAAAAGCACATCTTTGTGAACCATTTCGCCAAATAAATCAGCCATGCTTTGCAAATCTTCTGTTATTGGCTCGTTAGCACGCTGACCTCTCTCGATTTCATGTTTCCACAAACCAATGCAAAAATCGAAGTTCCCTGAGTCAGCAAGAACCGCACCACGGTATCGTATTGGAAAGCTAAGTGCTGTATTATCAGTTCCAAGGATTCTCTCTCTGATTATAAGACCCTCCATGTGGATGGCATGATCATCACCTTCTAACCGAACTAGTTCTTCAATAGTCTGACTCTCTTTCCTATACTGATAAACTTCAAGAGGTCCTATTTGCTTTTTTAGAAGGGGACACGATTTGTCTTGGAACCTTTCTTCCATACCACGTTTCATGTAGGAAAATGCTTTCTCGATGTCATAAGCACCATGTTCATTGGCAATAGTGCCACCAAGAAGCTCAAGTCCCTCAATTCTCTGTTCCTTTGTACATTCTGGTCTCTTTATGAAATACTCAACCACGTCAATCTTGCAATTATTACTTGCTAAAAGAAGTGGTGTTAAAAGTTGAATATTTGGCAACTGGAGCGCTCCAAGAGCAACCAATTCTTTAGCAATCTCAAAGTGATCCTTGTAAATTGCCCAGTGCAGAGCTGTATTGCCTTTCTTCTCTTGCAGATCTATGTTTGAGCCACTTTCGATAAGGTAGCTTACGACCTTGCTGTGGCCATTGTAGCATGCTACCATCAATGGGGTATTGTCATAATTGTTACGTGCATTTACATCGGCCCCATTTTCAACCAAACAACTTACAATGTCAAGGCGTCCGATGTAAGCAGCTGCCCTTAAAGGAGTCGAGTTTGAAGAAGTTCTCGCGTTGACGTCTGCGTTTCGTTCGATTAGGATTTTCACGATATCAAAATGTCCACTCGCAGCGGCCGCCCACAAAGGTGTACAACCCCCAATAACGTCGTCTTCAATTTTCACCGTTCCTCGAGCTTCCACGTCGGCTTTGTATGTTAGAAGTATCTTCACAGAAACCAGGTTTCCATTACGAGCTGCGATGATTAAAGGAGTGGTGAATTGGTCGCCAACTTCCGTCTTCGTTTCTAAAGCGTTGCTTCTTTCAGTGCTGCTCATCCGCTGAAGAACATCTTTGACTACAACATCCGCACCATCCCGAGCAGCTTTGTACAATATAGCCACAGGATCAGTGTATTCACTTTTTGACAGTTTTCCACCCATACTACAAGGCAGCTTTGTGAGAAAATTGCAAATTGCACTCAGTCGATAATTTAAGAATCAGCTACAGATGACTGCGTGGACATAACCTTTacaaaattggaaatttaaATTCTCAATAAACTCATTTGTCACGGGATAAACTCATTTGTCACGGGATATATTTGTTTAAGCATAGTTAGTAGCTAACTATGGTTTAAGTATAGACCAGTTTCGTCTTTTTTGTTGTCAAAATATTGCCCCTAGCTTGAATAAACGTCAACTCCAAGACCTACATATTTATAGATAAAGCGTAAGTTGAGGTGTTCTGATTTCTGGATGCAAATCTAGTTAAAACTACAGAAGCCGTGACACTAAATCCTACTAACTATGATCCTTCTAATCTGTCAAGTTACGCATGAGTATTCCTTATGTCAATGCTTGGAATTTTAACTCATCCGGCCTTTCGGGGAAAACAGGAAGTTGAGTCGAGTACCCAAACAGTGAGACGAGTACCCGAAGCTCCACGTTGCAAACCTAATATCACCGAGGAACCAATTGGTCCCTTGCAGCTCCCGAAGTGATTCGGACCACGAAATGATGCCCAACCCTGAACAGTGATCCCCAAATCAACCCCGAAATTATCCCCGTTTTCCTTGTTatcgaccccgaaatgatccccagtGAATCTTACGAATGGCGAGAAAACGTGGGACCGTGGATCGCTCAATGACGATAACAATAATGTTGACTGATAAGAAAAGTAAAAATAGGCGCCTAGTAcgcgcatgtgactactgcgGAGATGTACAACTGAAAAATATGGAAATAGAACATTTAAGGAATATTCTGTTAGAGGGAGCTCCATAtatgaaaaaatatgaaaactaaTGCATAATATTTGTGATGAGAGATTCTTGAATTTAACAGCTTGTTTTGGATTTTCTCCCCCAAAAGCCCCTAAAGGACCAAGAAAGGAATAAATTATCACATGTGGGTTATTTCTGGGTTATTTGTTGGGtttataaattttcaacaacagcagtggagaataaaatgcttttattaAACTGGAAGAGGTTCACATAAATACAACCTTAAAAGAATACAAATTGCCACTCTACTTTATTCTCCTTGTAGTTTCTGGAGTGGCAAATATCTGGACAAACTATTGCCGGTTTTCACAGTCacaccatcatcaaaaccattcaataaaagtgaagaatgaaagagatcaaagaagatgaatattcaaacagtgTCGCAACGATTCTGGTCTGTTCGATGCTTCGTGTGGGAGATactcaaagaaatgttttaatcaaattaaaattattaggCTATGAATGGAGGCTTcatgtttgtgtccctctgAGGGGCACGAGTATGGCAAAtggaagctaacaaaaacatgtaatctagttttgctataaaaagccTATAGTCGTATTCTGAGGTCTCATAAACATCTACCAGAGTACCTATTTTCATTCAAGGACTGTTCAGATTGCAAAATCTCAGCAGATAAGTCACTTTTTTTAACCTGTGTGACAGCATTCTCGGCCGCCAGTTTAATATCATGTCAtgcaaagcttagaaattcaacattgctttgttacaagatgaaaaaccccataaaactgaaaaattgtcCTCCGCTGTTCCAATAACTAGTTAAACTGAAATCTCAAAAGAATTGataattccttattttttaattttgatgacatCACTTTTAGAAGTAAAGTAACTTTGAGaacaatgtttgaaaaagaaaaacagttacTATGGTTAACTATCAATAACCATCAGAACTGCAAAAAGTTAACTATTtctctttcattaaaaaagttaattttagtaTTAGGAATAACAAGaacatttaaagtttttgtCTTACAGTTTCTGCAAGTGTTGAAcaagtgtttgttttgttgctcagttttcactgtttttgcgACTGCTTTGCGACTGCTGCTCAATGTTAGAAGCTTAAGGAAGAGAGATGTTACATTATCTTCATTTATGGGCAGACCATGTTTCCCTTGGGATATCAGCAGATTTTTGATGATGTCATGAAAAAGTGTTACTGTTACTTCTGCTGCATTGATGTCTATGTAACACTGTTAGGTGGTTGACCTCACTTTCTGCTTTACGCCACATATATTACAAGTAATAACTGTGGATTTTTCCAGAATGATCTTCTTTTTGCATTGGCAACATGAATGATGGGCAGGGAATGACTGAACTCCAAGTATTTCTGTAGGTGTAGTAGTTGTTGTAAGTGACTTGGGTAGTTCAAAAGGTTGAATCACATTCTCGTTGAACGAAGCAGTCTCGAAAGCTTTGCACccagtttttggttttgctaaGATTATATCTTTGGTACTGTATTCTCTTCTTACTACAAGGTTATCAAACTGA
The Acropora muricata isolate sample 2 chromosome 3, ASM3666990v1, whole genome shotgun sequence genome window above contains:
- the LOC136910974 gene encoding protein fem-1 homolog B-like, producing MGGKLSKSEYTDPVAILYKAARDGADVVVKDVLQRMSSTERSNALETKTEVGDQFTTPLIIAARNGNLVSVKILLTYKADVEARGTVKIEDDVIGGCTPLWAAAASGHFDIVKILIERNADVNARTSSNSTPLRAAAYIGRLDIVSCLVENGADVNARNNYDNTPLMVACYNGHSKVVSYLIESGSNIDLQEKKGNTALHWAIYKDHFEIAKELVALGALQLPNIQLLTPLLLASNNCKIDVVEYFIKRPECTKEQRIEGLELLGGTIANEHGAYDIEKAFSYMKRGMEERFQDKSCPLLKKQIGPLEVYQYRKESQTIEELVRLEGDDHAIHMEGLIIRERILGTDNTALSFPIRYRGAVLADSGNFDFCIGLWKHEIERGQRANEPITEDLQSMADLFGEMVHKDVLLRSECVQGVFEKLVTEYERQTQEEHKVNLLKEELEKLIYCAIYLLMIYTKVQIPQSKETAGIFDCMRRFLRLNPCTRDGNTLLHLASGYKTEITMPNSNKFFICKLPCVEIMKLIMHAGCNVNAINTKGNSPLHLAVTFKPTNEDLQLLRGVLETLFDGGVHEDLVNSEGKTAMDIAETDEARRILSVKSRLRLKCIAARAVRKFGLCYVGIVPETLERFISLH